From a single Bacillus pseudomycoides DSM 12442 genomic region:
- a CDS encoding alanine/glycine:cation symporter family protein, whose protein sequence is MEKLVEWLVGQVWSIGLVIFALGAGVYFTIATRFLQIRYFKEMIKLLFEGKSSETGISSFQAFCLALSGRVGIGNIAGVATAIAFGGPGAVFWMWVMALLGAASAFVESTLAQVYKSKVGNEYRGGTPYFIEKGLKIKWFAVIVAVVVTISYGVLLPGIQSSSIAVGFENSSGISKYMTGVFLVVLLAAIIFGGVKRIAAVSQTLVPFMAIGYVIVTCIVLIANITEIPNMFTLIFSSAFGIDEMFGGIVGAAIAWGVKRAVFSNVAGVGEATYSSAAAEVSHPAKQGLVQAFSVYIDTIVVCTATALMVLITGMYNVIPEGKSAIVKNMGNVEAGPIYTQQAVETVMTGFGPLFISIAIFFFAFTTLLAYYYIAETTLTYLDHKLKFKWLKTILKFGFLIMVYVGSVESASLLWNLGDLGIGSMAWLNLLAILLLSKTALKVLKDYETQKKEGKDPIFDPKKVGLEGVVFWEEKCKEGENEISRRKVPVDDSVKL, encoded by the coding sequence ATGGAAAAGTTAGTAGAGTGGTTAGTAGGACAAGTATGGAGTATAGGATTAGTTATTTTTGCGTTAGGAGCAGGCGTGTATTTCACAATTGCTACTCGTTTTTTACAAATTCGGTATTTTAAAGAGATGATCAAACTATTATTTGAAGGAAAGAGCTCAGAGACCGGGATATCTTCATTTCAAGCATTTTGTTTAGCGTTATCGGGCCGGGTCGGAATTGGAAATATTGCTGGTGTAGCGACAGCTATTGCTTTTGGTGGTCCAGGAGCTGTGTTTTGGATGTGGGTGATGGCTCTATTAGGAGCAGCTAGTGCATTCGTTGAGTCAACGCTTGCTCAAGTGTATAAAAGTAAGGTAGGAAATGAATATCGAGGTGGTACACCATATTTTATTGAAAAAGGCTTAAAAATAAAATGGTTTGCCGTCATTGTAGCGGTTGTCGTGACGATTTCATATGGCGTTTTATTGCCAGGGATTCAATCAAGTAGCATTGCGGTTGGATTTGAAAATTCTTCTGGTATTAGTAAATATATGACTGGTGTATTTTTAGTTGTATTGCTGGCAGCGATTATTTTTGGCGGAGTAAAGAGAATTGCTGCTGTTTCTCAAACTCTAGTACCGTTTATGGCAATTGGTTATGTAATTGTTACATGTATCGTTTTAATTGCTAATATAACGGAAATCCCTAATATGTTCACACTTATTTTCTCAAGTGCATTTGGAATCGATGAAATGTTTGGCGGAATTGTTGGGGCAGCCATTGCATGGGGAGTGAAACGAGCTGTATTTTCAAATGTTGCTGGTGTTGGAGAAGCAACGTATAGCTCTGCAGCTGCTGAAGTATCACATCCTGCTAAACAAGGGTTAGTACAAGCATTTTCGGTTTACATCGATACAATTGTTGTATGTACAGCAACAGCTCTTATGGTTTTAATAACAGGGATGTACAATGTCATACCTGAAGGAAAGAGCGCCATTGTGAAAAATATGGGGAATGTTGAAGCAGGGCCAATTTATACACAACAAGCAGTTGAAACTGTTATGACAGGTTTTGGTCCATTATTTATTTCAATCGCAATCTTTTTCTTTGCATTCACAACTCTACTAGCATATTACTATATTGCCGAAACTACACTTACTTACTTGGATCATAAATTGAAATTTAAATGGTTAAAAACGATTTTGAAATTCGGATTTTTAATTATGGTTTACGTCGGTAGTGTGGAATCAGCTTCACTTTTATGGAATCTTGGAGATTTAGGGATAGGCAGTATGGCATGGCTGAATCTTTTAGCGATTTTATTGTTAAGTAAGACGGCATTAAAAGTATTAAAAGATTATGAAACGCAGAAAAAAGAAGGAAAAGATCCAATATTTGACCCTAAAAAAGTAGGGCTTGAAGGTGTTGTATTTTGGGAAGAAAAGTGTAAAGAAGGTGAAAATGAAATTTCTAGAAGAAAAGTACCAGTAGATGATAGTGTGAAATTGTAG
- a CDS encoding proline racemase family protein produces the protein MRSQRVFTTIDTHTGGNPTRTLISGLPKLIGENMAEKMLHMKKEYDWIRKLLMNEPRGHDVMSGALLTDPCHPEADIGVIYIETGGYLPMCGHDTIGVCTALVESGLIPVYEPITSLKLDTPAGLVEVDISVQDGKAKEVSFCNIPAFLLKSISVHVEGIGNVDVDIAYGGNFYAIIDGEALGLELVPENASTIIDKAIQIRNTINEKFEVIHPQYSFIKGVTHIEFYTDPTHETAHVKNTVVVPPGGIDRSPCGTGTSAKLAVLYANKKIAMQEEFVHESIVGSLFKGSVIDTTYVENIEAVVTKITGSAWLMGMHRFFYNEEDPLKEGFLLIPPMEHETEEVK, from the coding sequence ATGAGGTCACAAAGAGTCTTTACGACGATTGATACGCATACAGGTGGAAATCCTACGAGGACGTTAATTAGCGGACTTCCAAAGTTAATAGGAGAGAACATGGCAGAAAAAATGCTTCATATGAAGAAAGAGTATGACTGGATCCGTAAATTGTTAATGAATGAACCGCGCGGTCATGATGTGATGTCTGGGGCGTTATTAACAGATCCGTGTCATCCAGAAGCGGATATAGGTGTCATCTACATAGAGACAGGTGGATATTTACCGATGTGTGGTCACGATACGATCGGTGTATGTACGGCTTTAGTTGAATCAGGTTTAATACCTGTATATGAGCCGATAACTTCTTTGAAATTGGATACACCAGCTGGTCTTGTTGAAGTGGATATTTCTGTTCAAGACGGTAAAGCAAAAGAAGTATCTTTTTGTAATATACCAGCTTTTTTACTAAAGAGTATTTCTGTCCATGTTGAAGGGATTGGAAATGTAGATGTTGATATCGCATATGGCGGAAACTTTTATGCCATTATCGATGGGGAAGCGCTTGGTCTAGAGTTAGTGCCAGAAAATGCTTCTACAATAATTGATAAAGCGATCCAAATAAGAAATACGATTAATGAAAAATTTGAAGTTATTCATCCGCAATATTCATTTATAAAAGGGGTAACACATATTGAATTTTACACAGATCCTACCCATGAAACGGCACATGTAAAAAATACCGTTGTTGTTCCACCGGGAGGAATTGATCGTTCTCCATGTGGTACGGGAACATCTGCGAAGCTAGCTGTATTATACGCTAATAAAAAAATTGCAATGCAAGAAGAATTTGTTCATGAAAGTATTGTTGGCTCGTTATTTAAAGGAAGTGTAATAGATACAACATATGTGGAGAACATTGAAGCTGTAGTAACAAAGATCACTGGTTCAGCTTGGCTAATGGGAATGCATAGATTTTTTTACAATGAAGAGGATCCACTGAAAGAAGGATTTTTGCTAATTCCGCCGATGGAACATGAAACGGAGGAAGTGAAATGA
- a CDS encoding proline racemase family protein, translating to MKIQKMYMTVDVHVAGEAFRIIKDAPCKYYHSLEQLNEQISGELAEEMQLLLNEPRGFIGLNGCVVVPSIHSEVDAAVLFFNHKGAIPLHYGGIVAVVTMLLESGHLKQSDSNQYKIETLCGVFLVRAHVEKDEVVSVSLESKVCYSIEENLPLHSPIGNIHYSLIQADQVYAVFQKEECSPEICIENIFELKNWGKAILESMPKQPLIKRVVLVDSSHIKENRIKTITFQDDDYIVRSPGFASTSVSYISSLSIGDVRTEEPFINESIFNSFVKVQKVNKKEKGYTFTFTSRGFITGMQTFVLDPTDPFPVGFLLK from the coding sequence ATGAAGATTCAAAAAATGTATATGACAGTAGATGTACACGTAGCTGGTGAAGCGTTTCGTATAATTAAAGACGCACCGTGTAAATACTATCATAGTTTGGAACAACTAAATGAACAAATTTCTGGTGAATTAGCAGAGGAAATGCAGCTTTTATTAAATGAACCACGTGGGTTCATAGGTTTAAACGGATGTGTTGTCGTTCCTTCTATTCATAGTGAAGTTGATGCAGCTGTATTATTTTTTAATCATAAAGGAGCAATTCCTCTTCATTACGGTGGGATTGTCGCGGTAGTAACTATGTTACTTGAAAGTGGACACTTAAAACAAAGCGATTCAAATCAATACAAAATTGAAACGCTATGCGGTGTGTTTTTAGTCCGTGCACATGTAGAAAAGGATGAAGTCGTTTCTGTATCGCTAGAAAGTAAAGTGTGTTACTCAATCGAAGAGAATCTACCACTACATAGTCCTATTGGAAATATACACTACTCTCTCATACAAGCTGATCAAGTATATGCAGTGTTTCAGAAAGAGGAATGTTCTCCGGAAATTTGTATTGAAAACATTTTTGAATTAAAGAACTGGGGGAAAGCTATACTTGAGTCCATGCCAAAGCAGCCACTTATAAAAAGAGTCGTTTTAGTAGATTCTTCCCACATAAAAGAGAATCGTATAAAAACAATTACGTTTCAGGATGACGACTATATTGTGCGTTCGCCTGGATTCGCATCAACAAGTGTTTCGTATATAAGTAGCCTTTCTATAGGTGATGTACGTACGGAAGAACCTTTTATTAATGAGAGTATTTTTAATAGTTTTGTGAAGGTGCAAAAAGTGAATAAGAAAGAGAAAGGATATACATTTACTTTCACAAGCAGAGGGTTTATTACAGGTATGCAAACATTTGTATTAGACCCTACTGATCCATTTCCAGTAGGATTTTTATTAAAATAA
- the dapA gene encoding 4-hydroxy-tetrahydrodipicolinate synthase: MKSIKGAFPVLITPMDEFQEIDWNGVKQNVNYFIEQKVAGIIINGSTGEFVSLSKKERFKMVETVLKEVDGRIPVIVGTAAETTKETIEYTKHAEAHGADCALIINSYYCKPKEEEIYFHFKEISNAVNIPIMLYNNPFTSGVDMSIELMLRIGKECENVTHIKESSGDIRKVRDLVRQGESAFQVFCGSEDLVMESYLVGATGWVSVAGNIVPGLVTKMYEHFQNGEFENAWEINDTILPLCEFLEGSGKYVQIVKRAMELHGQTGGPSRYPRLGLTQEEDQKLQQILLQITANSAV; the protein is encoded by the coding sequence ATGAAAAGTATAAAAGGAGCATTTCCAGTATTAATTACTCCGATGGATGAATTTCAAGAGATTGATTGGAACGGAGTGAAACAGAACGTAAACTATTTTATTGAGCAGAAGGTTGCCGGCATCATTATTAATGGAAGTACGGGAGAATTTGTTAGTTTATCAAAAAAAGAACGATTTAAGATGGTGGAAACGGTATTAAAAGAAGTTGATGGACGCATTCCTGTAATTGTTGGAACTGCTGCAGAGACGACGAAAGAAACGATTGAATATACGAAGCATGCAGAAGCTCATGGCGCAGATTGTGCATTAATTATTAACTCTTATTATTGTAAACCGAAAGAAGAAGAAATCTACTTTCATTTTAAAGAAATCTCAAATGCTGTAAATATACCAATTATGTTATACAATAACCCGTTTACCTCTGGTGTTGACATGAGTATAGAGCTTATGCTTCGAATAGGAAAAGAATGTGAAAATGTTACACATATTAAAGAATCTAGCGGAGATATTCGTAAAGTGAGAGATTTAGTAAGACAAGGAGAGAGTGCTTTTCAAGTCTTTTGCGGATCCGAAGATTTAGTTATGGAATCATATTTAGTTGGTGCTACTGGATGGGTCTCTGTGGCGGGTAATATCGTTCCGGGACTTGTTACAAAAATGTATGAGCATTTTCAAAATGGAGAGTTCGAAAATGCATGGGAGATTAATGATACAATTTTGCCTCTTTGTGAATTCCTAGAAGGGTCAGGGAAATACGTACAAATTGTTAAACGTGCAATGGAGTTACACGGACAAACTGGAGGTCCATCTCGTTATCCAAGATTAGGATTGACACAGGAAGAAGATCAAAAACTTCAACAGATTTTATTACAAATAACGGCTAATTCAGCTGTTTAA
- a CDS encoding aldehyde dehydrogenase family protein gives MLTTNMELKSKVKAFLNEEIKLFINGEFVPSISGKTFKTYNPATEDVLAVVSEAQVEDIDVATKAAREAFETGPWSEMTTAERAHLIYKLADLIEEHKEELAQLEALDNGKPYQIALEDDIPATVENYRYYAGWTTKIVGQTIPISKDYLNYTRHEPIGVVGQIIPWNYPLVMSAWKMGAALATGCTIVLKPAEQTPLSLLYAAKLFKEAGFPNGVVNFVPGFGQEAGAAIVNHHDINKVAFTGSTVTGKYIMRQSAETIKHVTLELGGKSPNIILEDADLSEAINGAFQGIMYNHGQNCSAGSRVFVHRKHYERVVDELVEMANKVKLGAGMEKDTEMGPLVSKKQQERVLKYIEQGMAEGATVVAGGERAFEKGYFVQPTVFTNVTDDMTIAKEEIFGPVVVVMPFDSTEEVIERANSSSYGLAAGVWTQNIKTGHQVANKLKAGTVWINDYNLENAAAPFGGYKQSGIGRELGSYALDNYTEVKSVWVNIK, from the coding sequence ATGTTAACGACAAACATGGAGCTAAAATCAAAAGTAAAAGCGTTTTTAAATGAAGAAATCAAATTGTTTATTAATGGTGAATTTGTTCCTTCTATTAGTGGAAAGACGTTTAAAACATATAATCCGGCTACAGAGGATGTTCTTGCGGTAGTGAGTGAGGCGCAAGTGGAAGATATTGATGTAGCGACGAAAGCTGCAAGAGAAGCTTTTGAAACGGGCCCTTGGTCTGAAATGACTACTGCAGAAAGAGCACATCTTATATATAAATTAGCTGATTTAATTGAAGAACATAAAGAAGAATTAGCGCAGCTAGAAGCTTTAGATAATGGGAAACCGTATCAAATTGCGCTTGAAGATGATATTCCAGCGACAGTAGAAAATTACCGGTATTATGCTGGTTGGACTACAAAAATTGTAGGACAAACAATTCCTATTTCAAAAGATTATTTAAATTATACACGTCATGAACCGATTGGGGTTGTTGGTCAAATTATTCCTTGGAATTATCCGTTAGTTATGTCCGCTTGGAAAATGGGTGCTGCTCTTGCGACAGGATGTACGATTGTATTAAAACCAGCAGAGCAAACACCGTTATCTTTACTATATGCTGCAAAGCTTTTTAAAGAGGCGGGATTTCCAAACGGTGTTGTAAATTTTGTTCCAGGTTTCGGACAAGAAGCAGGAGCAGCAATCGTAAACCATCATGATATTAATAAAGTAGCTTTCACAGGTTCGACAGTTACAGGGAAATATATTATGCGTCAATCTGCTGAAACAATTAAACATGTAACGTTAGAACTTGGAGGTAAGTCACCAAATATTATTTTAGAAGATGCCGATTTATCTGAAGCTATTAATGGTGCCTTCCAAGGCATTATGTATAATCATGGTCAAAACTGTAGCGCAGGATCTCGTGTGTTCGTTCATCGGAAACATTATGAAAGAGTAGTAGATGAACTTGTAGAAATGGCGAATAAAGTTAAGCTTGGTGCTGGGATGGAAAAGGATACAGAAATGGGCCCGCTCGTATCTAAAAAACAACAAGAGCGTGTGCTAAAGTATATTGAACAAGGAATGGCTGAAGGAGCAACAGTTGTAGCTGGGGGAGAACGGGCATTTGAAAAAGGTTATTTTGTGCAGCCCACAGTTTTTACAAATGTTACAGATGATATGACAATCGCAAAGGAAGAAATATTTGGACCAGTCGTTGTAGTTATGCCATTTGATTCGACTGAGGAAGTAATTGAAAGAGCGAATAGCTCTTCTTACGGATTAGCAGCAGGTGTATGGACACAAAATATTAAAACTGGACATCAAGTCGCAAATAAATTAAAGGCAGGGACCGTTTGGATTAATGATTATAATTTAGAAAATGCAGCGGCACCATTTGGCGGATATAAACAATCCGGAATTGGGCGCGAATTAGGATCGTATGCACTTGATAACTACACGGAAGTAAAGAGTGTTTGGGTTAATATAAAATAA
- a CDS encoding alpha/beta fold hydrolase, which yields MPIIKLENGVNLYYEERGEGTPILFIHGVWMSSRFFHKQIPYFSEKYRAISIDLRSHGRSPHIETGHTITNYAHDVHAFIESLSLKDVILVGWSMGAFVVWEYIKQFGEQNIKGSVIVDELASDFKWPDFPIGAFDFPTLIHFMSEVQTNQVEFLKGFIPLMFKNPLSTEDSTWMLEEVTKVPASIASAILFDQSVVDYRKELNAITKPTLLCFGREEKLIPVAAGEHLHAHINNSQLVIFENSCHCPFLEEADHFNNVLHSFIQSLS from the coding sequence ATGCCTATTATCAAGCTTGAAAATGGTGTGAACTTATACTACGAAGAGCGCGGAGAAGGTACGCCCATTCTTTTTATTCACGGCGTCTGGATGAGCAGCCGTTTTTTTCATAAACAAATCCCTTATTTCAGTGAAAAATATCGTGCGATTTCAATTGACTTACGAAGTCACGGGCGCTCTCCCCATATTGAAACTGGACATACAATTACAAACTATGCCCATGATGTGCATGCTTTTATAGAAAGTTTATCTTTAAAAGATGTTATCTTAGTCGGTTGGTCAATGGGAGCATTTGTTGTATGGGAATATATAAAGCAATTTGGAGAACAAAATATTAAAGGTTCTGTTATTGTTGATGAATTAGCATCAGATTTTAAATGGCCCGATTTCCCTATTGGTGCCTTTGATTTCCCAACACTTATTCATTTCATGAGTGAAGTTCAAACAAATCAAGTTGAGTTTCTAAAGGGTTTTATCCCTCTCATGTTTAAAAATCCCCTTTCTACAGAAGATTCAACTTGGATGCTTGAGGAGGTAACAAAGGTTCCAGCATCTATTGCGAGCGCGATTTTATTCGATCAATCTGTTGTTGATTATCGGAAAGAATTAAATGCAATTACAAAACCAACTTTACTTTGTTTCGGTAGAGAAGAAAAATTAATTCCAGTTGCTGCGGGCGAACATTTACACGCACATATTAATAACTCTCAACTCGTTATTTTCGAAAACAGCTGTCATTGTCCATTTCTAGAAGAAGCTGACCATTTTAACAATGTGCTACATTCTTTTATTCAATCACTGTCATAA
- the ppaC gene encoding manganese-dependent inorganic pyrophosphatase, with protein MEKVLVFGHKNPDTDAICSAIAYAELKKELGMNAEPVRLGEISGETQFALDHFKVEGPRFVETVANEVDNVILVDHNERQQSANDIESVRVLEVIDHHRIANFETSDPLYYRCEPVGCTATILNKMYKENGVAIRKEVAGLMLSAIISDSLLFKSPTCTEQDVAAARELAEIAGVDAESYGLEMLKAGADLSGKTMEQLISLDAKEFQMGDAKVEIAQVNAVDTNDVLVHQAELEKVISAVVEEKGLDLFLFVVTDILTNDSVGLAIGKATQVVEKAYNVTLENNTATLKGVVSRKKQIVPVLTETFQTL; from the coding sequence ATGGAAAAAGTACTAGTTTTCGGGCATAAAAACCCAGACACAGATGCAATTTGTTCTGCAATTGCTTATGCAGAGCTGAAAAAAGAATTAGGAATGAATGCTGAGCCTGTACGTTTAGGTGAAATCAGCGGTGAAACTCAATTTGCGTTAGATCATTTTAAAGTAGAAGGACCGCGTTTTGTTGAAACAGTAGCAAACGAAGTGGACAACGTGATTTTAGTTGACCATAACGAACGTCAACAAAGTGCTAACGATATCGAATCTGTTCGTGTGTTAGAAGTTATCGATCATCACCGTATTGCTAACTTTGAGACAAGCGATCCTTTATACTACCGTTGCGAGCCAGTTGGTTGTACAGCTACAATCTTAAACAAAATGTACAAAGAAAACGGCGTTGCAATTCGTAAAGAAGTTGCAGGTTTAATGTTATCTGCAATTATCTCAGATTCTTTACTATTTAAATCTCCAACTTGCACAGAACAAGACGTAGCTGCAGCTCGTGAATTAGCGGAAATCGCTGGTGTTGACGCGGAAAGCTACGGCTTAGAAATGTTAAAAGCTGGTGCAGATTTAAGCGGTAAAACAATGGAGCAATTAATCTCTCTTGACGCAAAAGAATTCCAAATGGGCGATGCAAAAGTTGAAATCGCACAAGTAAACGCTGTTGATACAAACGACGTTCTTGTACACCAAGCGGAATTAGAAAAAGTAATCTCTGCAGTAGTAGAAGAAAAAGGTTTAGACCTATTCTTATTCGTTGTGACTGATATCTTAACTAACGATTCTGTTGGTCTTGCTATCGGTAAAGCGACACAAGTTGTTGAAAAAGCATACAATGTAACATTAGAAAACAATACAGCAACTTTAAAAGGTGTTGTATCTCGTAAAAAACAAATCGTTCCTGTATTAACAGAAACGTTCCAAACTCTATAA
- a CDS encoding NAD(P)/FAD-dependent oxidoreductase, translated as MRHCDVLILGGGIIGCSIAYYTSKYGRDVTIIDKGEFVSGTSSRCDGNILAIDKDPGFDSQMSLVSQKLVTELSEELEHSFEYRAPGSILVCESEEEMEAAQKWVNRQKEAGLPFRMLDRQDIREESPFFADDLLGGLECATDSTVNPYLLAFSLLAEAKKLGAKSFKHTEVKEMRRAIDGSFIVETTNGTFTAKQIVNAAGVWAPKIGEMLDLSIPIEPRKGHIIVASRQQHVGSRKVMEFGYLISKFGGKRKVDALTEKYGVALVFEPTESQNFLIGSSREFVGFHTRINNEVIKCIANRAIRFYPKMADMMVIRSYAGLRPWTEDHLPIISRVEHIPNYYIAAGHEGDGISLAAVTGKVIEELLNERETSIPIEPLRLNRFTERVLNG; from the coding sequence ATGAGACACTGTGACGTTTTAATACTAGGCGGTGGAATTATTGGCTGTTCTATTGCTTATTACACTTCAAAATATGGAAGAGACGTAACAATCATTGACAAGGGGGAATTTGTCAGTGGCACGTCTTCACGGTGTGACGGCAACATTTTAGCCATTGATAAAGACCCAGGCTTTGATAGTCAGATGTCGCTAGTAAGTCAAAAATTAGTAACGGAATTAAGTGAAGAATTGGAACATTCGTTTGAATACCGAGCGCCAGGAAGTATTCTTGTCTGTGAGTCAGAGGAGGAAATGGAGGCAGCTCAAAAATGGGTGAATCGTCAAAAAGAAGCTGGCTTACCGTTTCGGATGCTTGATAGACAAGACATAAGAGAAGAATCACCGTTTTTCGCTGATGATTTATTAGGTGGTTTAGAATGTGCAACAGATTCGACTGTAAATCCGTATCTCCTTGCTTTTTCACTTCTTGCAGAAGCGAAAAAATTGGGGGCAAAATCTTTTAAGCATACAGAAGTAAAAGAAATGAGGAGAGCCATAGATGGTTCCTTTATTGTAGAAACGACAAATGGAACGTTTACTGCAAAGCAAATTGTGAACGCAGCGGGAGTATGGGCCCCTAAAATTGGAGAAATGTTGGACCTATCTATACCGATTGAGCCAAGAAAAGGGCATATTATCGTAGCTTCAAGGCAACAACATGTAGGCTCTCGCAAAGTAATGGAATTTGGTTATTTAATTTCTAAGTTTGGTGGGAAACGGAAAGTCGATGCTTTGACTGAAAAATACGGTGTAGCTCTCGTGTTTGAACCAACAGAAAGTCAAAATTTTTTAATTGGTAGTAGTAGAGAATTTGTAGGATTTCATACGAGGATAAACAACGAAGTAATTAAGTGTATTGCGAATCGAGCGATTCGTTTTTATCCGAAAATGGCAGATATGATGGTTATTCGTTCTTACGCTGGCCTGCGTCCATGGACAGAAGATCATTTGCCGATCATTTCACGAGTAGAACATATTCCAAACTATTATATCGCTGCAGGACATGAAGGGGATGGAATTAGTCTCGCAGCAGTTACAGGGAAAGTTATTGAAGAGCTCTTAAACGAAAGAGAAACATCAATTCCGATTGAACCGCTTCGTTTGAATCGTTTTACAGAAAGGGTGTTAAACGGATGA